The genomic segment GTAGAAGGGCAGCCCTTGCCGATTTCCTCAGCCGCAATCGCGAAGGCGACATGATCCAATCCGCGCCCCTTCCATTGCTCAGGGATCAGCACGCCATTCCAGCCAGCTTCAGCCAGTGCTTGCAGATTTTCTATAGGAAAGCGGCCTTCTCTATCCGTCGCCTCCGCTCTTGGCTTAATCTCCGCTTCTACCAAGCTGCGAATTTCTTCCCTTAACTGCTCATAGTCAGGCTTAACATGGTCTGCAGCCGATGCTATTTGTACACTCATCTTCATCTCTCCTTACGTTTCTTATTATTGGGATGCTACGCTCAGCAATGCTGCTTCCTTCTCCCGAACGAGAGGAATCACTTTTTCGCCAAATGCTTTAAGGTCTTCATCGTAATGCAGAAAGGCGGTCAGAATGAGGTCTACCCCAATGGCCTTTAGCGCGATGATCTTGTCAGCCACCTGCTCAGCCGTGCCAATGAGACCCGTCTTAAAGCCATCGTTGTACTGCACCAGATCGTTGTAATCCGAGTTCGCCCACATCCCCTCCTTCTCAGGCGAGGCTTTCCCGGCGAACTGCACTTGGCTGCGGAAGCCTTCCACAGCCTCGGGGTCCGAATACGCAATAATGTCCCTCAGCACCTGCCTTGCCTCTTCTTCCGTATCCCGCACGATGACAAATGCATTTGCCCCTACTCGCAGCTCCCGATTATTAGCCGCCGCAGCCGCCTTAACCTCATCAATTTGCGCCTTGAAGCCGTCGATTGTATTGCCATTCATAAAATACCAATCCGATACTCGCGAGGCCATCTTTCGTGCTGCCGAGGAATTGCCGCCTTGAAATACGGGTGGAATGACGACTGGCTTTGGCTTCAGGGGTGCAGCATTAAGGCGGTAGAAATCGCCCCGGAAGGAAGCTTCATCCTGCGACCACAGCTCTTGCAATACACGGATAAATTCCTCCGACCTGCGGTAGCGCTCGTCGTGATCCAGCCATGGCTCGCCATA from the Paenibacillus sp. BIHB 4019 genome contains:
- the sfnG gene encoding dimethylsulfone monooxygenase SfnG, translating into MTLKFAYWVPNVSGGLVISKIPQKTGWSFDDNARYAQIAEEAGFEFALLQTRFIASYGADNQLEAISMASALAAVTSKIKWIAAVLPGLWHPGTVAKMISTIDHISHGRAAVNIVSGWFKGEFHGYGEPWLDHDERYRRSEEFIRVLQELWSQDEASFRGDFYRLNAAPLKPKPVVIPPVFQGGNSSAARKMASRVSDWYFMNGNTIDGFKAQIDEVKAAAAANNRELRVGANAFVIVRDTEEEARQVLRDIIAYSDPEAVEGFRSQVQFAGKASPEKEGMWANSDYNDLVQYNDGFKTGLIGTAEQVADKIIALKAIGVDLILTAFLHYDEDLKAFGEKVIPLVREKEAALLSVASQ